In a genomic window of Mustela nigripes isolate SB6536 chromosome 8, MUSNIG.SB6536, whole genome shotgun sequence:
- the LOC132023445 gene encoding protein DGCR6, with product MERYTGAFEEAVDGARQQERHYQLLSALQSLVKELPSSFQQRLSYTTLSDLALALLDGTVFEIVQGLLEIQHLTEKSLYNQRLRLQNEHRVLRQALRQKHQEAQQACRPHNLPVLQAAQQRELEAVEHRIREEQRAMDQKIVLELDRKVADQQSTLEKAGVAGFYVTTNPQELTLQMNLLELIRKLQQRGCQVGKTAL from the exons ATGGAGCGCTACACCGGCGCCTTCGAGGAGGCGGTGGACGGGGCCCGGCAGCAGGAACGGCACTACCAGCTGCTGTCTGCGCTGCAGAGCCTCGTGAAAGAGCTGCCCAG CTCCTTCCAGCAGCGCCTGTCCTACACCACGCTCAGCGACCTGGCTCTGGCGCTTCTCGACGGCACCGTGTTCGAGATCGTGCAGGGACTGCTGGAGATCCAGCACCTCACCGAAAAGAGCCTGTACAACCAGCGCCTGCGGCTGCAGAATGAGCACCGAG TGCTCAGGCAGGCGCTGCGACAGAAGCACCAAGAAGCCCAGCAGGCCTGCCGACCCCACAACTTGCCCGTGCTCCAGGCAGCTCAGCAGCGTGAGCTGGAG GCAGTGGAACACCGGATCCGTGAGGAGCAGCGAGCAATGGACCAGAAGATTGTCTTAGAGCTGGACCGGAAGGTAGCAGACCAGCAGAGCACACTGGAGAAGGCTGGGGTTGCTGGCTTCTATGTGACCACCAACCCACAG GAACTGACACTGCAGATGAACCTGTTGGAGCTCATCAGGAAGCTGCAGCAGAGGGGCTGCCAGGTGGGGAAGACAGCCTTGTGA